The following nucleotide sequence is from Thunnus albacares chromosome 15, fThuAlb1.1, whole genome shotgun sequence.
GTGACCACAGTCGCAGCTCTTTAGAAAGTTACATAGGATCACTTTAACTATTTGCAGCAATGATGAGATTTGACAGTAAATACATTCAGATAGTAAGCTccctaaaaaaaacagtatgatTCAGTGATGACGTCACTCCTGAGAAACAGCTCCCCACAGTGGCGAGTTGTGGTAATGACTGGAAAGTTCCTGAAGACTCTGAAGCTTCTCCACTTAGGATATAAAAGCTGGGACAGTCCCACTGCTGAGACAGAAAgcaacacaaccaacacagaacagaacagacactttcacagtgtttcatctCACAACAAGAGGACTCAACACACTGAAGATGCTGTGCTCTCATGGATTCCAGTCTACTCTCAGTCCATTCATGGACTTCTACTGGCCTGTACGCAGTCTGTGGCCAGAGGTCAAACCTCTGCTCTGCCAGCAGGATCTACTGCAGAGAAACCTCCAGGAGCTGCGCAGCAGTCTGGAGCTGATAGACAAACTTCAACACAAGATGCTGGAGGAGACGGAGCCTTCCCAAACCGCTGCAGCTGTGCAACCAGTCTCCTACCAGctggagaaagatggagagcaCTTTGGCCTGACCCTGGACACTCAAGGCTTTTCCCCAGAGGAGCTGTCTGTCAGGCAGGTGGGCAGGAAGCTGAGGGTCAGTgggaagacagagaaggagcaggaggacgGGAAAGGCTGCTACTCTTACAGACGCCAGGAGTTCAGACAGGAGTTTGATCTGCCTGAGGAGCTCAACCCTGAAGCCATCACCTGCTACCTGGCTCCAGACGGGAAGCTCCACATCCAGGAAGCCAAAGCTCCATGCGTGGAGGAGGCTGAGAGAAAACTGACTATCGAGAGGAGcgtggaggagaaaacacagcagagtgtgtgttcacacacagaaggcagcagcacagacacagaccACAGCGCAGAGGACAAACCTGGAAACATGGACTAATCTCTATATTGTTTTGACAATGTACattcaatgttttattaaagtgtTAATTGAAGATGATCATATGTGCTTTTGTATACATGTAaatgttcaataaataaatgtatttaaagttgaagaatgttttctttatctttcactATTTTATTTCACCAGAAATTATAAATATAGTATAAAAGAAATTCTCCAAATCCAAATGTTAATCTATAAAAGACATATCTTACTCTGATCATTTCTGTCTCCATGTGAACAAAGGAAATAGGAACAGGAAGCTGATGTCTGTGTCTTATCTGTCATTCAAATACTCAGGATTCTTTCCCTTTCTGCCACAGTTAACAGCTGGTGGTTATGCTTTATGTGTGCATGATTCATGACTATGTCTTCAATATATGGCTACATTTGAgatttatgcatttattcaCTAAAAACTTGCCCTTATGATAAAAGGTGAATATTTTCATATGATTTCAAGTTCCTGAATGCATCGTAAggacaacatttttttaaatgtgcaattTCAGAATGAACAATCatctaaatatattttcttcCTCATATTGTTATAACCAATCACTGTTACAGAAGCTGCTGCTCTTCAGGTAAAAGTGATTCATGGCCCAAAgcatgtctttatttgtgtgagACAATCCTGAGATTGACCGGTTTAATAAGAGTTAAAGAAACGATTGATGAAGTAAGAGTATTTGGACAAGGATGTTGGATGTTATCAGATGTGTGACCTGCTCTGCCAGATAACTTCCTCTGTTCTGATGGACAGACACCAAAAACACTGCTTTCATAGCTGATTTTGCATACACAGATATATTATCTTCATCATATGCATATCCTTCACAGATATAAAAGATATGAACATGATCAGAATGTGGGCCACACCTTGgtgttttttgtgcatttgaACTTGCTCGGCATTAAACTTGAAATAACAGGTGTCTGCTACTGAACTGTTTACCCACACATTGAATCAGTTCTTATCACTGTATGATTCAATTGACAGCAGTAACTGGACAAAGACGTCATACATGTCAACAGGAATTGCATATGGAGGAATTAAATACTAGTGAAGTCACTTGACAAATGGAGTTGAATTCTCACTTGGCCATCAATCATCTATTATTagcaacagaaacaaataagTCAACGTCCTTGTAGTAAGGTTGAATTGTTTTAAGGCCGTACACACTCCCACAGGTGTTTTCCATTACTCTGGCTGATCAGACCTCTGCACAGGTTGAAGCTGAACAGATACACCCACCCAGCCAATCATATGAGCAGGTTTAATCAAGCAATTAAGTGAGAGCATCTGTGTAGGAAGTGTCCCTTGTGTAATGTGAAATTCAGCTCAGTCACATTTATTGGTAAGTAAAAGAAATAGTAATCCAGACAACAGGCAACAATTGATGATATGTTTATTAAAACCCATCTAAACTTTTATGCCATTATCACAGAGAAAGCACACTAACAATAATGTACTAGTGACCGGTTCCTGACACTCCTTTTAGCTTTCAGCCTTAGTGCATTATCttgggtttttttaataaatgaaatgatacattctggtttgtttaaaaaaaaaaaaaagttacattccatattaaacattattaaatGAGGTAAGTGTCAAATTCAACAAAGAGTGCCTTGAACAGGTCAGTGTTACATTGTCTTTCAtgacaaatatatttcaaaCCTGCAGTTTGAATAAGATTGGACAGAGTGTGATCATCAACGGCCCTTTTTCACACCATCACAGAGGGgccaaaaaatacataataggTGCCAGCTATGAATAGACAGAGTTGTGATAGTAAGAGTAGGTAGTTCCACAACAAGTAATGTTAACTGTTAACCGTTTGTCCAGTCGATTACTCAACAGCTCCTCACAGTTTTAACAGTATGGtccaagttttttttctataaGTTTAGATGATGACAGgacagattaaaaacatttatatcaaaaagagaagaagagaattAAAAATAGCAAATACGTGTGAAAAGACGACAGACGACATTTAAAACCAAAGCTTTAGAAATCCTTTAGCTCTCCTGCTAAGGCTGaatcattttttcttattttaagcCAATTATCGATATTGCGATTATGATGTGAACCACATCGCACAGCCCTCCTAACTGTTGCATAGTAAGAAAGAGGTCATGGTAGGTATCTAGGCCATGTCCTCTTCACCCTCTTCCTCAAACTCGCCCTCCTCCTCAGCAGTGGCGTCCTGGTACTGCTGGTACTCGGACACCAGGTCGTTCATGTTGCTCTCAGCCTCTGTGAACTCCATCTCATCCATGCCCTCTCCTGTGTACCTGAAGACAACAAAGACAGTAAATACTTACTCgcagacatttttttaacaaataaactCAAGTCTAGAggtaaaaatgtgttgaaatatgAAAGATTTAGTACTGACATGAGATTCATGCATGAAAAACATTACAGGCCAGCATGGaatttcttccctctctcctgacagcctttttaaaaaaaaaaaaaaaaaaaactcaccagTGGAGGAAGGCCTTGCGGCGGAACATGGCGGTGAACTGCTCCGAGATGCGCTTGAACAGCTCCTGAATGGCTGTGCTGTTGCCAATAAAGGTGGCGGCCATTTTGAGGCCGCGGGGAGGGATGTCACAGACAGCCGTCTTGACATTGTTGGGGATCCATTCGACGAAGTAGCTGCTGTTCTTGTTCTGCACGTTCAGCATCTGCTCGTCCACCTCCTTCATGGACATGCGGCCCCGGAAGATGGCGGCGACGGTGAGGTAGCGCCCGTGGCGTGGGTCGCAGGCTGCCATCATGTTCTTGGCATCGAACATCTGCTGGGTGAGTTCAGGAACTGTCAGAGccctagaaaaagaaagaattcaATTAGGATTTATTAGTGAAAAGTGAGTGAAATACAGCTTGAGGGATTCTCCTGCGTCTCTACCTGTACTGCTGGCTGCCCCGGCTGGTCAAGGGGGCAAAGCCTGGCATGAAGAAGTGCAGCCTGGGGAAGGGCACCATGTTGACGGCCAGTTTCCTCAGATCGGCATTCAGTTGGCCTGGGAAGCGCAGGCAGGTGGTCACCCCGCTCATGGTGGCGGAGACGAGGTGGTTGAGGTCGCCGTAGGTGGGCGTGGTGAGTTTCAGTGTGCGGAAGCAGATGTCGTACAGGGCCTCATTATCAATGCAGTAGGTCTCATCTGTGTTCTCCACCAGCTGGTGAACGGAGAGGGTGGCGTTGTAAGGCTCCACCACCGTGTCTGACACCTGGAGGGGGAGggtgaagagaaagaggagacaaaGGGAGGAGGATGAAACAGCGTTATAGCACAGATGAGCAGGTGGAGGGACAATTATTTAACTTATAATATTTTAGTGTATAATCTGTACCTTGGGGGAGGGCACCACGCTGAAAGTGTTCATGATACGGTCTGGATACTCCTCTCGGATTTTGCTGATGAGCAGCGTGCCCATGCCAGAGCCGGTGCCTCCACCCAAGGAGTGAGTGAGCTGGAAGCCCTGGAGGCAGTCACAGCTCTCCGCCTCCTTCCTCACCACATCCAGGACGGAGTCCACCAGCTCAGCTCC
It contains:
- the LOC122998395 gene encoding heat shock protein 30-like gives rise to the protein MLCSHGFQSTLSPFMDFYWPVRSLWPEVKPLLCQQDLLQRNLQELRSSLELIDKLQHKMLEETEPSQTAAAVQPVSYQLEKDGEHFGLTLDTQGFSPEELSVRQVGRKLRVSGKTEKEQEDGKGCYSYRRQEFRQEFDLPEELNPEAITCYLAPDGKLHIQEAKAPCVEEAERKLTIERSVEEKTQQSVCSHTEGSSTDTDHSAEDKPGNMD
- the LOC122998400 gene encoding tubulin beta-4B chain, which translates into the protein MREIVHLQAGQCGNQIGAKFWEVISDEHGIDPSGTYHGDSDLQLERINVYYNEATGGKYVPRAVLVDLEPGTMDSVRSGPFGQVFRPDNFVFGQSGAGNNWAKGHYTEGAELVDSVLDVVRKEAESCDCLQGFQLTHSLGGGTGSGMGTLLISKIREEYPDRIMNTFSVVPSPKVSDTVVEPYNATLSVHQLVENTDETYCIDNEALYDICFRTLKLTTPTYGDLNHLVSATMSGVTTCLRFPGQLNADLRKLAVNMVPFPRLHFFMPGFAPLTSRGSQQYRALTVPELTQQMFDAKNMMAACDPRHGRYLTVAAIFRGRMSMKEVDEQMLNVQNKNSSYFVEWIPNNVKTAVCDIPPRGLKMAATFIGNSTAIQELFKRISEQFTAMFRRKAFLHWYTGEGMDEMEFTEAESNMNDLVSEYQQYQDATAEEEGEFEEEGEEDMA